The Paenibacillus sp. FSL R7-0345 DNA segment CTGTAGCATCAATCACCACGGGAAAAGAAAATTGCTGCTCTTCCATATATTCAGATACTGTACCTTTGGACTCACCCACATTAACGAACAAGGTTTCGATCTGCATATCCGATGATTTGTGGATTTCATTAAGCAGCGGCATTTCCTGCATACACGGCTTGCACCAGGTGGCCCAGAAGTTGAGCAAAACCACTTTCCCCTTATAATCAGCCAGGTTTACCTTTCCCCCGGTTAATGAAGTGGCTTCAAACGCAGGGGCAGGAGCACCTGTAGCAATTCTTTCAGCTGGAGCTTTGTTCGAATGTTGAAGGTATACCCATACGATAGCCGCCATTGCTGCAACAACAACCAGCCAGGTTGTGCTTTTGCGCACTCTCATCGCAGCCCCAAGCTGTGGTTAAAGGCTTCATACAATGAACCATGCTTTGTCCGGAAGTCTTCCGTTCTACCTGATCCTACATTTCTTCCCTGGCTTAAGAATACGATCCGGTCAGCAACTTTATCGGCAATTTCCAATTGATGTGTAGAAAAAATAACAGTATGCCCCTCTTCCCTGATTCCTTGAAGCAGCTTTACAAATTCATTCATCCAAAACGGGTCAAGGCCGTTCGTCGGCTCATCCATAATCAGCAGCGGCGGTTTAGCAAGCAGTGCTTGAGCGAACAGGACACGCTGACGCATCCCTTTGGAAAAGGTATTCACCAGACTGTTGCGCTTATCCTTAAGCCCGACCAGAGCAAGCACTTCCTCTACCCGGTCTTTGCGTTTGGGAATCTTCCTTAGAGCTGCCCAAAACGATAGTGTCTCTTCTGCCGACAAGCCATGATTAAACTGATAATCATCCGGCATATAGCCGATTTGCATCGAAAACTGCTTGCGTGACTTGCTCCAGTAAAGCCCGCTCACCGATACTTCACCTGTTGTCGGCTGAAGAATACCGGCAATCATCCGCAGAACGGTGCTTTTACCAGCCCCATTACCTCCGCATAGTGCAAGGATGCTGCCTTTAGGAATCTGAAAACTGATTTCTTCTACAAGCGTCTGCTTTTTAATAACCTTGGAGATTCCTTTCACCTGAACTAACGGGTTATCCACGGGAACGCCCCCTTTCCCATAACCAATAGACTGCTAAAATGGAGAGCAAGATCCAGACCAGACAAACCCCGAGAAACAGCAAACTGCCATTTGGCCGGCTCATCCATTCCACCCATTGATAATATTCAGGTCCCAGCACCGAACCTCCACCCAGCTTAACCACAACAAACAGCCGTACCAGCTCTGCCGGGTTGAGGATCGTTAAGATAACCAGCAAGGGTTTGATCCAGAGATAAGGCAGCAGCCCCAATCCGGCAATCAGAAAAGTCGGCCAGCCGATTACCAGGAAGAACCATACAGCTACAGAGACAGTCAGAGCCTGCCAGCGGTTGCGGGACAACGAGCCTATAAACAGGGCAATAGTCAAAAACAGCAGTACAAGTCCCGCCGAGAATGCCAGAAACAAAAAATAGGTACTTGAATCAAAAGCCGTACCAAGAAAGCCGCTGATCAGCCCCATGAGTCCGTAACCAAACGCTACAATAACAAGCAGCACAGCTGCCAGCCCTATATATTTGCCTAAAACAAAGGATAATGTGCCGATGGGATAAGTGGACAGCAGCTGCCAGCTGCCGTCCTCCTTTTCCGATGTCAGTGAGAATGATCCCAGAAACAAAGTCATCAGCGGTAATAGATAAAGAATCAGGCTTAGCATGGAACCCGTGACGGCAGTGTAGCCCTCCACAACATTTTGCGCATTTATCAGCAGTAAGCCGAGGCTAAACGCGCAGAATAAGGTCAGGAAGGAATATGCCCAAGGATTCCGGAAGCCCATTTTGATTTCTCTGCGTGCGACTTGCAGGATGTCTGCCATGCTTACATATCCATCTCTTCAGAATGCGTACCTTCCTCTGACATATGCTCATCCATATGACCTTCAGAGTCATGCATATCCATGTTCATCATATCCGTATTTTGCTTCCATTCGTGGGATGCCAGATCCTCCGCTGTCAGAACCGTTCCCACACCCTGCTCTTCCACAAATGCTTCGGCCGCGGCTTTATCTTTAAAGCTGACTACACCATAGGCCATCGGGGTGCGCAGAGATTCATCATATACGTAGCTGGCTTTGCTATACTCAATCCACGCTTTGTCATTATAGTCACGCACGTAATCCATACCGATATTGTCCGTGCCGTTCTGCTCCTTCCACTCGTTCATACAACCAATGTCATCAAATTTGTAATTCTTCCCGTCTTTTGTTATCAGCTGTGTGGCGAACGCATCATCCTTAACCTGCATATTGCAAATCACACAAATATCCGTTTCTTCATTGATTGCTAGCGGCTCATATTTCTTCTGTCCGCAAGCAGTCAGGATGACCAGACTCATGACTACCATTAATGCTGCGCTCCATTTTTTCATAACCTCAATACCCCCAGATATATTATTGTAATGACTGACAAAAACATTAGCAGCCAGCCTACCACCATTACCGTTCCTTGACCTCCACCCGTCTGGCCTTGAGCAGCCGCACCCGCTTCCAATTGCATTAATGGTGCCGGATCAGTTGACCACCCTGTATTCCCGCTTGTATACATATCACTTAAAAATGTCATACCCGGTGACTGAAAAAACAACTGATAGGCCGCATTATCAGACACTAATTGCTGATAGAAAGGATTGATCGCATACCGAAGATCACTGAGACCGTCACCAGTAAGATCTAGCCCTTCAAACGAGTCCCAGTAATTCCCGTTCAACACGTTATCTTTACTGCCTGTCGCCTGTGCTTCAATTACATTCGCGACAAAGCCATTACGCTGAAAGCGGTTGCCCTCCGCATCCTCAAATTGAATGCCGATATAGTTCCTGAGAACAAGGTTATTCTGCAGGACGTTATCTGAAGATCGCTGCATATAAATCCCCACACGGTTTCCTTCTACCACATTGTTCACCACACTTGAAGTCCGGACATCATAGAGCAGGATCCCTTGAGAGTGAACATTCTGGCTCTGTTTGCGAAAAGAGTTGCCAGACACAACCACATCTGTTACCCCCATCACCATTGCACCGGTTATGTTGTATTCGCCGGTGTTATTAGTGACCCTGGATCCATTTATGTACATACAATGTACACCGTAACGCAAATAAGACAGCTTGTTCTGATCCACCACAGTGTTGCGGCTGTTCTCCAAGTAGATGCCATCCCGCAGATAGGAAATCTCATTCTCCCTAATCTCAGTCCCGTGAGCGTTATAAAGATCAATTCCATTGCCTCTTGTTCCCGGGGCTTCTCCTTTTGGAATAAACCAGCGTATCTTATTCATTGTGATAACTCCGCCGTTAGCTTCGCGAAGCACGATCCCAAAGCCTGCTGAATGAATGTCCAAGCCCTTCAATGTCACCCTATCAGCCTCAACTCTCACCGCAGCAGCTTCTCCATCGTTATTTTGCTGGATATTCAGATTCTCCAGCTGTACATCATCTGCACGGATCAGGACAGCAACCTGTTCATCTGCAGAAGTGTTCAGGAGCGTTGATCCGCCGTTCCCGTTAATGATCAGCCGCTTGTCAATATGTACGGGTCCCAGATAAGTTCCCGGAGCTAACGTGAGAGTCTCTCCGATACGGGCTGAATCAATAATGGGCTGCAGCGGGATAGGCTCTGCATTTGTCTCGGCACGAGCCATATTTTTAAATCCCAAGCCTAACAATATCCAGATCGTTAAATATACGATAACAAATCTTAATACTCCCGAAAGGTGGTCTCCTCTATCTAATGCCATTGTTCACCTCCTGAAAGTGTGAGAGTATCTATACTCTATCATTACCAATTCAATGAGAGATAAAACTGGACTTGATCTCGTAGGTTGCAGGCGTAAATCCTCATATACATTCTGAGTGTAAATAAAAGGAAGAGTGGTGACCATAGCTCGATGTAGCTATCCCCAAGTGAGACTGTGTCTAAATTGTGATTTATGTCATACGCTCGAGTTGCAGCTACCGTATCTGCAGGAATATGGAACCGGATCGAATTATCCTTCCAGTTTTGCAATATGTGCTGAGATGAGTAAGCAGCTATAATACAAATAAACAGGCTGCGCCCGTAAGATCCTTCTTCGATCTCATGGGCACAGCCTGTTCTTGTGCAGATTAGGTTGTGATTTTGGCATAGACAGCGAAGAACAGCGCCATTTCGCCCATCATCACCACATTTGGGACGTGGAACAACAGATTAAGAATGTAGAAAACGATCAAAATCCCTAACAGCAGGGACAGATGCTTAATACCCAGCCGGTGCTGCCTATGCCTGTAGACATGAAAGACAAGTGATGTTGAGGCAAAATAGAGTACGACAGACCCGAAGAACAAATTCAGCATCAGCTCATAATGCAGCTCATTCAGGAACAGGAGCTGAATCGAGGCGGCAATCATACTTAGCGAGAGGAAGATAAACAGATGGCCATAGATGATTGTCTGTCCGGCAGTCTGTACATGCTTATCCACCTTCTTCTCCAGATTGTCGTAATATTGCCACCACATCGCGATAATGAGCACAAACGTCAACGCTGCAAAGCCCACCGACTGCGGAGTCCAGGAGCTGGATTGCAGTACAGCGAGTATGCTGACTACAGATTCCCCGAGCAGAATCAGCGCAAAGAGTGAGAAACGCTCCAGCAGATGGTGAGTGTTCGTCGGAGTCTTGAGCAGGATCTTTCTACCGGTCAGCGGAAGGATAATATCAAGAACGATTCCCGCGTATAGCACGGCATAACGCACCCAGGAATCAAAAAACAGGGAGCTGGCGGAGATGGCCAGTCCGATCCAAAAGCGGGTCCCGAAATAATGGGCAGTGGCCCGCAAATGCCCCTCCTCCTTGGCATGCGCGTAATGATACTGCACGGCGGTCATCGCCCTCAGTCCGATGTAACCGATCAAAAAGGAAAGATAGGTAGCATCGAAATCAACGTTCAGGCTGGCCGTCATAATCAGTACGAAAAACAGCTGGATAATCAGAAAAATCCGGTGAGTAACACTATCCTGCCCAAAGCGGTTAACGAATAATGTCTGTCCCACCCAGGCCCACCAGATTGGGATGAAGATTAGTATAAATTTGCCCAGCGTCTCCAGGGAAAGGGTCTCGTCCTCTACATGCAGCAGCACGTGGCTGGCTTTAGCCACCGCGGCGACAAACAGCAGATCATAGAACAGCTCCAGCCAGGTTACCTTCTTCTCGGTCATATGTATTAGGCCTCCTTAGCCGTCCGGATGATTTCCGGCCTGCTGTTTGTTTTTCCCTATCATAATGGCATTCTCTTAATTACCGCAAGACCGGCAGAGAACAAGTCTGGAAATCAGTGTGTTAGAGGAGACCATGAACAGCTGAGCAGCGCTTGTCCGGTTAAAGTACGCCATCTAGATGAACAAAAGCAGCCAATCGACGGGATCGGCTGCTTTATACTGCTCATTTTTTTGAAAATCATGACCATATGCTTGCTTCCCATATATTCAACAGAAGTATTTAACCCAAGCCAGTTGTTTTTGACACAGGAGCAAGATCTTTGATGTTATTATCCGCAGCCTCGAGCCTCCTAAGCTTAATCAATCCTGCTAGCGGTGAAAGATCATTGATTGGGTTGCGACTCAAATCCAAAGTCGTCACATTGACTGCATACTCCAAACCCTGCAAACTCTTAATTCCTTTACCCGATAAAAAAACGTCTGTCAATGACTCTAAATCCTCTTTTGTTAGTGATTCATCGTCGTTTTTATTCAATAATGAGTTCCGTTAATCTGCCGTTAGAAAACACAAGTAGCCGATCACATGGATCAGCTACTTTCTTAATATTACAATGACAATACAATCGAACTTTGCTCACATATATTCAATCTTTTCAAGACTTGAATTCATTTAAAATCGAGTTAGAATTAAAAAATCAGTGTGTAGAGATATTGGTATAGTTCTTACCAAAAATATATGTCGCATGATACGTCTGCCATCTGAAATTTCAATTTTCGGAGGGTATAAAAATATGTACAAGGAAGACAGACTGCCTCAAAGTCCAAAAGAAAGCTTGCTGTATATGTTGATTATTTCAATTATCTCAGTCAACACGATTGCTCCAATGATCACGGGGCTTCAACTCGGGTTTAGTAAGGATAATTACTTAGAAACCCTAAAGGTTATTCCGGTTATGTGGATTATCGTCATTTTATTAGTAAGATTTGTTGCGGGACCGTTGGTTGGCAGATTGATGCCAAAGTTCGTAGGACAAACAGATGGATTTAATGCCAGAGTGCTATTAAATACTTTATTAAATGTTACAGTCTTATCTATTCTGCTTACAATTTTCGGAACTTGGGTTGGTACAAAACATTTAAGCCTTGAACCTTTTCATAACTTTTTTTACAGTTGGTTTAGGAACTTTGGCGTAGCGTTTTGGATTGAATTGTTAATTGCACAGCCCATTGCAAGATTTGCAATGAAAAAATTACATTCGAAACAACAATCTTGTTAACGTAACCAGAAGCAGCCGATCCTCAATTCCGGCTGCTTCTGTCTGTACTGAACCATCCGCCCCTCCTATAAAACCGTCAAGACTCAACTTCCCGAATACCCTTGTAGACAGCTTCGCACAGTTCCGTTGTAAACCTGCCTGACATTCCTTCAAGCGCCGTATTGGTGAATGCTACAACACTAAGCTCCTCTCTCGGATCAACAAACCAGGAGTGGCCATAGGTGCCACCCATCCGCCACGTTCCCGCGGATTCCGGTGTATTGGCTTCTGCCGGGTCTTTAAGCAGTGTAAAACCAAGTCCAAAGCCTCTTCCCGGCCAATAGGGCATCACAAGATCACCAATTTGATTGGTTGTCAATTCCGTGACAAGAGCCTCCGGCAGAATCGGATTTCCTCCCTGGCGCAAAGCTTCCAGCAGTTTAAGAAAATCTCCTGCGCTGCCAATCATGCCGGCTCCCCCGGACGGATAAGCAGCCTTATCGGTGAATCTATCGGGTGAAAGAAGGAAGCCTGCCGTCCCCTCCACGAAAGGAACGGTATCAAAATCGAGTAAGCGCCGGGGGTCTCCAGTGCTGTCTGCGTAAGACGCGGTCAATCTGTCCATGTCCACGGCCTTGAAATCCGTGTCCGTCATGGAAAGCGGATGAGTTACAAGCACCTGTACAGCTTCATTAAGCGGCATTCC contains these protein-coding regions:
- a CDS encoding redoxin domain-containing protein, with the translated sequence MRVRKSTTWLVVVAAMAAIVWVYLQHSNKAPAERIATGAPAPAFEATSLTGGKVNLADYKGKVVLLNFWATWCKPCMQEMPLLNEIHKSSDMQIETLFVNVGESKGTVSEYMEEQQFSFPVVIDATGKISALYGVTALPSTYIINTKGEIQKVVFGEIQDFNMLQQWLEDAGES
- a CDS encoding ABC transporter ATP-binding protein translates to MDNPLVQVKGISKVIKKQTLVEEISFQIPKGSILALCGGNGAGKSTVLRMIAGILQPTTGEVSVSGLYWSKSRKQFSMQIGYMPDDYQFNHGLSAEETLSFWAALRKIPKRKDRVEEVLALVGLKDKRNSLVNTFSKGMRQRVLFAQALLAKPPLLIMDEPTNGLDPFWMNEFVKLLQGIREEGHTVIFSTHQLEIADKVADRIVFLSQGRNVGSGRTEDFRTKHGSLYEAFNHSLGLR
- a CDS encoding ABC transporter permease subunit, producing the protein MADILQVARREIKMGFRNPWAYSFLTLFCAFSLGLLLINAQNVVEGYTAVTGSMLSLILYLLPLMTLFLGSFSLTSEKEDGSWQLLSTYPIGTLSFVLGKYIGLAAVLLVIVAFGYGLMGLISGFLGTAFDSSTYFLFLAFSAGLVLLFLTIALFIGSLSRNRWQALTVSVAVWFFLVIGWPTFLIAGLGLLPYLWIKPLLVILTILNPAELVRLFVVVKLGGGSVLGPEYYQWVEWMSRPNGSLLFLGVCLVWILLSILAVYWLWERGRSRG
- a CDS encoding nitrous oxide reductase accessory protein NosL; the protein is MKKWSAALMVVMSLVILTACGQKKYEPLAINEETDICVICNMQVKDDAFATQLITKDGKNYKFDDIGCMNEWKEQNGTDNIGMDYVRDYNDKAWIEYSKASYVYDESLRTPMAYGVVSFKDKAAAEAFVEEQGVGTVLTAEDLASHEWKQNTDMMNMDMHDSEGHMDEHMSEEGTHSEEMDM
- a CDS encoding NosD domain-containing protein, with the translated sequence MALDRGDHLSGVLRFVIVYLTIWILLGLGFKNMARAETNAEPIPLQPIIDSARIGETLTLAPGTYLGPVHIDKRLIINGNGGSTLLNTSADEQVAVLIRADDVQLENLNIQQNNDGEAAAVRVEADRVTLKGLDIHSAGFGIVLREANGGVITMNKIRWFIPKGEAPGTRGNGIDLYNAHGTEIRENEISYLRDGIYLENSRNTVVDQNKLSYLRYGVHCMYINGSRVTNNTGEYNITGAMVMGVTDVVVSGNSFRKQSQNVHSQGILLYDVRTSSVVNNVVEGNRVGIYMQRSSDNVLQNNLVLRNYIGIQFEDAEGNRFQRNGFVANVIEAQATGSKDNVLNGNYWDSFEGLDLTGDGLSDLRYAINPFYQQLVSDNAAYQLFFQSPGMTFLSDMYTSGNTGWSTDPAPLMQLEAGAAAQGQTGGGQGTVMVVGWLLMFLSVITIIYLGVLRL
- a CDS encoding low temperature requirement protein A; this translates as MTEKKVTWLELFYDLLFVAAVAKASHVLLHVEDETLSLETLGKFILIFIPIWWAWVGQTLFVNRFGQDSVTHRIFLIIQLFFVLIMTASLNVDFDATYLSFLIGYIGLRAMTAVQYHYAHAKEEGHLRATAHYFGTRFWIGLAISASSLFFDSWVRYAVLYAGIVLDIILPLTGRKILLKTPTNTHHLLERFSLFALILLGESVVSILAVLQSSSWTPQSVGFAALTFVLIIAMWWQYYDNLEKKVDKHVQTAGQTIIYGHLFIFLSLSMIAASIQLLFLNELHYELMLNLFFGSVVLYFASTSLVFHVYRHRQHRLGIKHLSLLLGILIVFYILNLLFHVPNVVMMGEMALFFAVYAKITT
- a CDS encoding leucine-rich repeat domain-containing protein → MNKNDDESLTKEDLESLTDVFLSGKGIKSLQGLEYAVNVTTLDLSRNPINDLSPLAGLIKLRRLEAADNNIKDLAPVSKTTGLG
- a CDS encoding serine hydrolase domain-containing protein translates to MKNIDLEWMKNSVNEVIDRTLEEKRIVGTVVQVALGGNLVYSRPAGLADREQKRPMQENALFRYASVTKPVVSTAALVLISQGRLQLTDPVIKWLPAFRPKLPNGQYASMTVRHLMTHTAGLTYRFFQEEKGTYELAGVSDGMDLAGISLEENLQRLSSVPLLYEPGKMWRYSIATDVLGAVIEKVTGMPLNEAVQVLVTHPLSMTDTDFKAVDMDRLTASYADSTGDPRRLLDFDTVPFVEGTAGFLLSPDRFTDKAAYPSGGAGMIGSAGDFLKLLEALRQGGNPILPEALVTELTTNQIGDLVMPYWPGRGFGLGFTLLKDPAEANTPESAGTWRMGGTYGHSWFVDPREELSVVAFTNTALEGMSGRFTTELCEAVYKGIREVES